Proteins from a genomic interval of Amycolatopsis sp. cg13:
- a CDS encoding class I SAM-dependent RNA methyltransferase, whose product MSDSWLGRVLELEVGPVAHGGHCVSRVDGRVLFVRHALPGERVRAEVTEDKGGSFCRADAIEVLSGSEHRVTPPCPLAAPGGCGGCDWQHAEPAYQRELKAAVVAEQLQRLAGITREVVVEALDDNPLGWRSRVRLVAGQDGRAGLRAHHSHRVIPIDDCPIAVPGSLDAALSKRWRPGVELETTSDGDNHLHLRELVTVRGRTQGKQLSGGMAIQHAAGRDWRFDAHGFWQVHPRAADTLAELVREWADAPRGGVAWDLYAGVGLFASVLAEQVGPDGQVLAIESGRRAVTDGERNLSDLPQVSWRSGRVEHLIGDAPTPVDVVVLDPPRKGAGREVVNAIAAGEPDRIVYVACDPAALARDVQFFSEHGYSLTDLRAFDAFPMTHHVECVALLQ is encoded by the coding sequence ATGAGCGACAGCTGGCTAGGCCGCGTACTGGAACTGGAAGTAGGTCCGGTCGCGCACGGCGGGCACTGCGTGTCGCGTGTGGACGGACGAGTGCTGTTCGTGCGGCACGCGTTGCCCGGCGAACGCGTCCGGGCGGAAGTGACTGAAGACAAGGGCGGTTCGTTCTGCCGGGCCGACGCGATCGAGGTGCTCAGCGGGTCCGAGCATCGCGTGACGCCGCCGTGCCCGCTCGCCGCGCCGGGCGGTTGCGGAGGTTGCGACTGGCAGCACGCCGAACCGGCCTATCAGCGTGAACTGAAGGCCGCGGTGGTGGCCGAACAGCTGCAGCGGCTTGCCGGGATCACCCGCGAGGTGGTCGTGGAAGCGCTCGACGACAACCCGCTCGGCTGGCGCAGCCGGGTGCGGCTGGTCGCCGGACAGGACGGCCGGGCCGGGCTGCGCGCGCACCACAGCCACCGCGTCATCCCGATCGACGACTGCCCGATCGCGGTGCCCGGCTCGCTCGACGCCGCGCTGAGCAAGCGCTGGCGGCCGGGCGTCGAACTGGAAACGACCAGCGACGGCGACAACCACCTCCACCTGCGCGAACTCGTCACGGTGCGCGGGCGCACGCAGGGCAAGCAGCTGTCCGGCGGCATGGCGATCCAGCACGCGGCCGGACGGGACTGGCGGTTCGACGCGCACGGCTTCTGGCAGGTCCACCCGCGCGCCGCCGACACGCTGGCGGAGCTCGTGCGGGAATGGGCGGACGCACCGCGCGGCGGGGTCGCGTGGGATCTGTACGCCGGGGTCGGGCTGTTCGCCTCGGTGCTGGCCGAGCAGGTCGGCCCGGACGGACAGGTGCTGGCGATCGAATCCGGTCGGCGAGCGGTGACCGACGGCGAGCGCAATCTCTCCGACCTGCCGCAGGTCAGCTGGCGTTCCGGACGCGTGGAACACCTCATCGGGGACGCACCGACGCCGGTCGACGTCGTGGTGCTCGACCCGCCGCGCAAGGGGGCCGGCCGGGAGGTCGTCAACGCGATCGCGGCCGGTGAGCCGGACCGGATCGTCTACGTGGCCTGCGACCCGGCGGCGTTGGCGCGGGACGTGCAGTTCTTCTCCGAGCACGGGTATTCGCTGACGGATCTGCGGGCGTTCGACGCGTTCCCGATGACGCACCACGTGGAGTGCGTCGCGCTGCTGCAGTGA